One segment of Fusobacterium russii ATCC 25533 DNA contains the following:
- a CDS encoding type II toxin-antitoxin system YafQ family toxin → MYKYQIVTTTKFEKEYKKIKKRGYDENLLKKVIKILAQGKELPIIYKDHELIGNFKGYRECHILNDWLLIYKIEKEKLILVLSRTGSHSDLFG, encoded by the coding sequence ATGTATAAATATCAAATAGTAACTACTACAAAATTTGAAAAAGAATACAAGAAAATCAAAAAAAGAGGATATGATGAAAACTTACTAAAAAAAGTTATTAAGATTTTAGCTCAGGGAAAGGAATTACCTATAATCTATAAGGACCATGAATTAATTGGAAATTTTAAAGGATATAGGGAATGTCATATTTTAAATGATTGGTTACTAATATATAAAATAGAAAAAGAAAAGTTAATTTTAGTTCTATCAAGAACAGGAAGTCATTCAGATTTATTTGGATAG
- the pip gene encoding prolyl aminopeptidase, with amino-acid sequence MNIDFYPSIEPFKSYMLDVDDTHSIYVEECGNPNGEAIVFLHGGPGAGCGKKARRFFDPEFYHIILFDQRGCGRSKPFLCVENNTIFHLVEDMEKIRKHIGIEKWLLFGGSFGSTLALTYAFHHPERVKKMFLQGICLSNKEDLLWFFQRGGLSEIYPEVFKKFEDFIPKDEQTNMLEAYYKRIHLSDNEELKRNACKVWSDYELRVMESEMPPINPEILPHDLSLALIETHYFYNKMHWDDNNYILNNAHKIKDIPCSIAHGRLDFNCRLYSAFKLIEKLENYELVVVEGAGHSPFTEKMSKVLIKFLEEYKEENGR; translated from the coding sequence ATGAATATAGATTTTTATCCAAGCATTGAGCCTTTTAAAAGCTATATGCTTGATGTTGATGATACCCACAGTATATATGTTGAAGAATGTGGAAATCCAAATGGAGAAGCTATAGTTTTTTTACATGGCGGTCCGGGAGCCGGCTGTGGAAAAAAAGCCAGAAGATTTTTTGATCCCGAATTTTATCATATAATTTTATTTGATCAGAGAGGTTGTGGAAGATCCAAGCCTTTTCTCTGTGTAGAAAATAATACCATTTTTCACTTAGTTGAAGATATGGAAAAAATTAGAAAACACATTGGAATTGAAAAATGGCTTCTTTTTGGTGGAAGCTTCGGCTCTACTTTAGCTTTAACTTATGCCTTTCATCATCCGGAAAGAGTTAAAAAAATGTTTCTACAGGGAATCTGCCTATCAAATAAAGAAGATTTACTGTGGTTTTTTCAAAGAGGTGGTTTATCTGAAATTTATCCAGAAGTCTTTAAAAAATTTGAAGACTTTATTCCAAAAGATGAACAAACCAATATGCTTGAAGCATATTATAAAAGAATTCACCTTTCTGATAATGAGGAGCTTAAAAGAAATGCATGCAAAGTCTGGAGCGATTACGAACTGAGAGTTATGGAATCTGAAATGCCTCCAATCAATCCTGAGATTCTTCCTCATGATTTATCTTTAGCACTTATCGAAACACATTATTTTTATAATAAAATGCATTGGGACGACAATAACTATATCTTAAATAATGCACATAAAATAAAAGATATTCCTTGTTCTATTGCACATGGGCGTTTAGATTTTAACTGTAGACTTTATTCAGCTTTTAAACTTATTGAGAAATTAGAAAACTATGAACTGGTTGTCGTTGAAGGAGCAGGTCATTCACCTTTTACTGAAAAAATGTCTAAGGTTTTAATAAAATTTTTAGAGGAGTATAAAGAAGAAAATGGAAGATAA
- a CDS encoding asparaginase, with product MEDKVLIINTGGTIGMIGNPLRPAYNWKEITAEYPVLEQFPTDYYQFETLIDSSDANPEFWLYLAEVIEKNYNNYIGFVILHGTDTMAYTGSMLSFILKNLSKPVILTGAQSPLVYPRSDGLQNLINSIYIAGHKLFNLPLIPEVCICFRDTLLRANRSKKTDSNNYYGFSSPNYFPLAELGSEIKIIKEKILPPSKEKFYVDKSLNSNIIMLELFPGMKPKYLNEFFKVDSEIKALILKTYGSGNTPTNDDFINTLKSISEKGIPILDVTQCVSGSVKMPLYESTDTLSKIGVISGNDITSEAAITKMMYLLGKKLSLLEIKEAFKSSICGEQSV from the coding sequence ATGGAAGATAAAGTATTGATTATAAATACAGGTGGTACTATTGGCATGATAGGTAATCCATTAAGACCTGCTTATAATTGGAAGGAAATAACAGCTGAGTACCCAGTACTTGAACAATTCCCAACTGACTATTATCAATTTGAAACCTTAATTGATTCCTCGGATGCTAATCCTGAATTTTGGTTATATTTAGCTGAAGTTATTGAAAAAAATTATAACAACTATATTGGTTTTGTAATATTACATGGAACTGACACTATGGCATACACAGGCTCTATGTTGTCATTCATACTAAAAAATCTTTCTAAGCCTGTTATACTTACTGGGGCACAATCTCCTCTTGTTTATCCTAGAAGTGATGGTTTACAAAATTTAATAAATTCTATTTATATAGCCGGACATAAATTATTTAATTTACCTTTAATCCCAGAAGTCTGTATCTGTTTTCGAGATACATTGCTAAGAGCAAATAGAAGTAAAAAAACCGATAGTAATAATTACTATGGCTTTTCTTCACCAAATTATTTTCCTCTAGCTGAGCTTGGCTCTGAAATAAAGATTATAAAGGAAAAAATACTACCTCCCTCCAAAGAAAAATTTTATGTTGATAAAAGCTTAAATTCAAATATAATTATGTTGGAGTTATTTCCTGGAATGAAGCCTAAATATCTGAACGAGTTTTTCAAGGTTGATTCTGAGATAAAAGCTCTTATTTTAAAAACATATGGCAGTGGTAATACTCCAACTAATGATGATTTTATAAATACTTTAAAATCAATTTCTGAAAAGGGTATTCCTATTTTGGATGTGACTCAATGTGTTTCAGGAAGTGTAAAAATGCCACTTTATGAGTCAACCGATACTCTATCAAAAATCGGAGTAATAAGTGGAAATGATATAACTTCTGAAGCAGCTATTACTAAAATGATGTACCTACTGGGAAAAAAGCTTTCTCTTTTAGAAATCAAGGAGGCTTTTAAAAGCTCTATATGTGGAGAGCAGAGTGTTTAA
- a CDS encoding murein L,D-transpeptidase catalytic domain family protein yields MLKKLLFFLIMISSLSFSNTINILDKYNSFNLNDKLEFETFEKAYLGYLQIPEKKSELLAIIDYSKPSSDKRFFLLDLANDKVLYNTRIAHSKNSGFEIPIKFSNDPNSFENSLGFYLTLDEYSGAYGPSLKIKGLEENINSNAEDRAIVIHGGDIANDSYFETYGFLGRSLGCPVLPTNIIDNVISLIKNGTVIFINGNDDSYMEESKFMKKFTSFNLNLKTIPSI; encoded by the coding sequence ATGCTAAAAAAATTACTATTTTTTTTAATTATGATTTCAAGTCTTAGTTTTTCAAATACCATAAACATTCTTGATAAATATAATTCTTTTAATTTAAATGATAAATTAGAGTTTGAAACTTTTGAGAAAGCTTATCTTGGCTATTTACAAATTCCAGAAAAAAAATCTGAGCTTCTGGCTATAATTGATTACTCAAAGCCTTCTTCTGATAAGAGATTTTTCTTGTTGGATTTAGCCAATGATAAAGTTCTTTATAACACTCGTATAGCTCATTCTAAAAACTCCGGTTTTGAAATTCCTATAAAATTTTCAAATGACCCGAATTCTTTTGAAAACTCTTTAGGTTTTTACTTAACTCTTGATGAATATAGTGGTGCATACGGACCTTCTTTAAAAATTAAAGGATTGGAAGAAAATATTAATTCAAACGCTGAAGATAGAGCAATTGTTATCCATGGTGGGGATATTGCAAATGATAGTTATTTTGAAACATACGGTTTTTTAGGAAGAAGTTTAGGTTGTCCAGTTTTACCAACTAATATTATTGATAATGTAATCTCCCTTATAAAAAATGGAACTGTTATTTTTATAAATGGAAATGATGACTCATACATGGAAGAAAGTAAATTTATGAAAAAATTTACTTCATTTAATTTAAATTTAAAGACTATTCCTTCCATCTAA
- a CDS encoding sirohydrochlorin cobaltochelatase, with the protein MEGKNALFMVHFGTTHDDTRELTIEKMNKKFSSEFKDYDMFEAYTSRIILKKLKDRNIKKEHPLKVLDDLVAKGYDNLIVQSSHIIPGIEYENLLEELTAYRDKFKSIKVGKPLLYNVKDYKRIVEALQNEYVPRNKKEALVLVCHGTDSPIGAAYAMIEYIFDEYGHENVYVVSTKEYPLMDTLIGKLKKDGIQEVVMAPFMFVAGEHAKNDMAIDYKEELEENGIKVNKVILKGLGEFEAIQDIFLDHLKEALEKKEEKVADFKKKYTEKYL; encoded by the coding sequence ATGGAAGGTAAAAATGCATTATTTATGGTTCATTTTGGAACTACACATGATGATACAAGAGAGCTTACAATAGAAAAAATGAATAAAAAGTTTTCTTCTGAATTCAAAGATTATGATATGTTTGAAGCCTATACTTCTAGGATAATATTAAAAAAATTAAAAGATAGAAATATAAAAAAAGAACATCCTTTAAAAGTATTGGATGATTTAGTTGCAAAAGGATATGATAATTTGATTGTTCAATCTTCTCATATAATCCCGGGAATAGAATATGAAAATTTATTAGAGGAGTTGACAGCTTATAGGGATAAATTTAAGTCAATTAAAGTAGGAAAACCACTTTTGTATAATGTAAAGGACTATAAAAGAATAGTTGAAGCTTTACAAAATGAATATGTCCCTAGAAATAAAAAAGAAGCCTTAGTTCTAGTATGTCATGGTACAGATTCACCTATTGGGGCTGCCTATGCAATGATAGAATATATTTTTGATGAATATGGACATGAAAATGTTTATGTTGTCAGTACAAAAGAATATCCGCTTATGGATACTTTAATAGGAAAATTAAAAAAAGATGGAATTCAAGAAGTTGTAATGGCTCCTTTTATGTTTGTGGCAGGAGAGCATGCAAAAAATGATATGGCCATTGACTACAAAGAAGAGTTGGAAGAGAATGGCATAAAAGTAAATAAAGTTATACTAAAAGGCTTAGGAGAGTTTGAGGCTATACAAGATATTTTCTTGGATCATTTAAAGGAAGCCTTAGAAAAAAAAGAAGAAAAAGTTGCAGACTTTAAGAAAAAATACACTGAAAAGTATTTATAA
- the galU gene encoding UTP--glucose-1-phosphate uridylyltransferase GalU — translation MKKVRKAVIPAAGLGTRVLPATKALPKEMLNIVDKPSLQYIVEELVEAGISEIVIVTGRNKNSIEDHFDYSYEMEETLKNSNKNDLLSKISHISNMANIYYVRQNLPLGLGHAILKAKSFIGDEPFLIALGDDIIYNPEKVVSKQLIEKYEKYGKSVIGCQKVPEEDVSKYGIVEIRKTLDDKTFEINDFIEKPNIDEAPSKMACLGRYLLSPKIFEFLENAQPGKGGEIQLTDSILNMLRAGEEVLAYNFDGKRYDIGNKIGLLIANIEFGLRNEETRQELKEYLKNLKD, via the coding sequence ATGAAAAAGGTTAGAAAAGCAGTTATACCAGCTGCAGGCTTGGGAACCAGAGTTTTACCGGCAACAAAGGCTTTACCTAAAGAAATGTTAAATATAGTTGATAAACCGTCATTACAATATATAGTGGAGGAGCTGGTTGAAGCAGGTATAAGTGAAATAGTAATAGTAACCGGAAGAAATAAAAACTCAATAGAGGATCATTTTGATTATTCCTATGAAATGGAAGAAACTTTAAAAAATTCTAATAAAAATGATCTTTTATCTAAAATATCACATATTTCAAATATGGCAAATATTTATTATGTCAGACAAAATTTACCCTTAGGTTTAGGTCATGCAATACTTAAGGCAAAAAGTTTTATTGGTGATGAACCCTTTTTAATTGCATTGGGAGATGATATTATATATAATCCTGAAAAAGTTGTATCTAAGCAACTCATAGAAAAATATGAGAAGTATGGTAAATCTGTGATAGGTTGTCAAAAAGTACCTGAAGAAGATGTTTCAAAATATGGTATTGTTGAAATTAGAAAAACTTTAGATGATAAAACTTTTGAAATAAATGATTTTATTGAAAAACCCAATATAGATGAAGCTCCTTCTAAAATGGCATGCTTAGGAAGATATTTATTATCTCCTAAAATTTTTGAATTTTTAGAAAATGCTCAGCCGGGGAAAGGTGGAGAAATTCAGTTGACAGATTCTATTTTAAATATGCTTAGAGCCGGGGAAGAGGTACTTGCATATAATTTTGATGGAAAAAGATATGATATAGGAAATAAAATTGGTTTACTTATAGCTAATATTGAGTTTGGGCTTAGAAATGAAGAAACAAGGCAGGAACTAAAAGAATATTTAAAAAATTTAAAAGATTAA
- the metG gene encoding methionine--tRNA ligase, giving the protein MCKKCKNFYVTTPIYYVNGDPHVGTAYTTIAADVMNRYRKSMGDDTYFLTGTDEHGQKVEQTAKQKGYSSQDWTDHMVPNFKNMWSALNIKYDDFIRTTEERHKLAVKKILNVVYEKGDIYKGEYEGKYCISCETFFPENQLNGSNKCPDCGKELSLVKEESYFFKMSKYADMLLEHIEKNPDFILPHSRRNEVIAFIKQGLQDLSISRNTFSWGIPIDFAPGHITYVWFDALTNYMTAVGYENNLEMFDKRWNKSRVVHLIGKDILRFHAIIWPCMLLSAGEKLPDSIVAHGWWTSEGEKMSKSRNNVVDPYKEIEKYGVDAFRYYLLREASFGSDGDYSTKSVITRLNSDLSNDLGNLLNRTLGMYKKYFSSIIVAGGQDEEIDKEIKNLFEEILKEVDEHMYLFEYSKALESIWKFISRLNKYIDETMPWILAKDEDKKQRLATVMNILSESLYKIAFMVSPFMPISAKKIFEQLGFDIEVENMRIDEVKDWNKFTEGHKLGEASPIFPRIEIEKEEVVVKKELKVENPIDIKEFNKVEIKVVEILNVDKVEGADKLLKFKVFDGEFERQIISGIAKYYPDFKKLIGTKVMAVLNLKFTKLKGELSQGMLLTTEDKNGVKLVFIDKDIQAGAVIK; this is encoded by the coding sequence ATGTGTAAAAAATGTAAAAATTTTTATGTGACAACACCAATTTATTATGTTAATGGTGACCCACATGTAGGTACAGCCTACACAACAATAGCAGCAGATGTTATGAACAGATATAGAAAATCAATGGGAGATGATACATATTTTTTAACAGGAACAGACGAACATGGTCAAAAGGTTGAACAAACAGCAAAGCAAAAAGGATATAGCTCTCAAGATTGGACAGACCATATGGTACCAAATTTCAAAAATATGTGGTCGGCACTTAATATAAAATATGATGATTTTATAAGAACAACAGAAGAAAGACATAAATTAGCTGTAAAGAAAATTTTAAATGTTGTGTATGAAAAAGGAGATATTTATAAGGGAGAATACGAAGGGAAGTATTGTATTTCCTGTGAAACATTTTTTCCAGAAAATCAGTTAAACGGAAGTAATAAATGTCCTGATTGTGGAAAAGAATTAAGTTTGGTAAAAGAGGAATCTTATTTTTTCAAAATGTCGAAATATGCTGATATGTTACTTGAACATATAGAAAAAAATCCAGATTTCATCCTTCCGCACTCCAGAAGAAATGAAGTTATTGCTTTTATAAAGCAAGGATTACAGGATTTATCCATTTCCAGAAATACTTTTTCATGGGGTATACCTATTGATTTTGCACCGGGGCATATAACATATGTTTGGTTTGATGCTTTAACAAACTATATGACAGCTGTAGGCTATGAAAATAATTTAGAGATGTTTGATAAAAGATGGAATAAATCTAGAGTTGTCCATTTGATTGGAAAAGATATTTTAAGATTCCATGCTATTATTTGGCCTTGTATGCTTTTATCCGCCGGTGAAAAACTTCCAGACAGTATTGTTGCACATGGATGGTGGACATCAGAGGGAGAAAAGATGTCAAAATCAAGAAATAATGTAGTTGACCCATATAAAGAAATTGAAAAATATGGTGTTGACGCATTCAGATATTATTTATTGAGAGAGGCAAGTTTTGGAAGTGATGGAGATTACTCTACAAAATCTGTTATAACTAGATTAAATTCAGATTTATCAAATGATTTAGGAAATTTACTGAATAGAACACTGGGAATGTATAAAAAATATTTTTCTTCTATAATAGTTGCCGGTGGACAAGATGAAGAAATAGATAAGGAAATAAAAAATCTTTTTGAAGAGATTTTAAAAGAAGTAGATGAGCATATGTATTTATTTGAGTACTCAAAAGCATTGGAATCAATTTGGAAGTTTATTTCCAGATTAAATAAATACATAGATGAGACTATGCCTTGGATTTTAGCAAAAGATGAGGATAAAAAGCAAAGATTAGCAACAGTTATGAATATTTTATCAGAAAGTCTTTATAAAATTGCATTTATGGTTTCTCCATTTATGCCTATATCTGCTAAGAAGATTTTTGAACAACTTGGCTTCGATATAGAAGTTGAGAATATGAGAATAGATGAAGTAAAAGATTGGAATAAATTTACAGAAGGGCACAAATTGGGAGAAGCAAGTCCTATTTTCCCAAGAATAGAAATTGAGAAAGAAGAAGTAGTAGTTAAAAAAGAGTTGAAAGTAGAAAATCCTATTGATATAAAAGAGTTTAACAAAGTTGAGATAAAAGTTGTTGAAATATTGAATGTTGACAAAGTTGAAGGAGCAGACAAACTTTTAAAGTTTAAAGTTTTTGATGGGGAATTTGAAAGACAAATTATTTCAGGAATAGCAAAATATTATCCAGACTTCAAAAAGCTTATTGGCACTAAAGTAATGGCAGTTCTAAATTTAAAATTTACTAAATTAAAGGGAGAGCTATCACAGGGAATGTTGCTTACAACTGAAGACAAAAATGGTGTAAAATTAGTTTTTATAGATAAAGATATTCAAGCAGGAGCTGTTATTAAATAG
- a CDS encoding lysophospholipid acyltransferase family protein: MEENKKYRFYGTILYYILRFLFSTLKIKIVNNNNIDMNKAYIYAFWHNKLATPSIFFRNLEKKVALSSPTKDGELISVPLEKLNYTLVRGSSDKKSVSSIISLLKYLKKGYSMGTPLDGPKGPKGKAKKGLLYLAQKSGISIVTFGAAYEKKWVFQKTWDKFEMPKPFSKLCIFIGEEIKISEEEDIDKLAEVIEKKIDRANEMAEKYLEENNV; the protein is encoded by the coding sequence ATGGAAGAGAATAAGAAATATCGATTTTATGGAACAATTTTATATTACATTCTAAGATTTTTATTTTCTACTTTAAAAATAAAAATTGTAAACAATAATAATATTGATATGAATAAAGCATATATATATGCTTTTTGGCATAATAAACTTGCAACTCCTTCAATTTTTTTTAGAAATCTTGAAAAAAAAGTTGCACTTTCAAGTCCTACAAAAGATGGAGAATTAATAAGTGTACCTCTTGAAAAATTAAATTATACATTGGTAAGAGGCTCATCTGATAAAAAGTCTGTTTCGAGTATAATAAGTCTTTTAAAATATTTAAAAAAAGGCTATTCAATGGGAACACCACTTGATGGACCAAAAGGTCCAAAAGGAAAAGCAAAAAAAGGACTTTTATATCTTGCACAAAAAAGTGGGATTTCTATTGTTACTTTTGGAGCGGCATATGAAAAAAAATGGGTATTTCAAAAGACTTGGGATAAATTTGAAATGCCTAAACCATTTTCCAAACTATGTATTTTTATAGGTGAAGAAATAAAAATAAGTGAAGAAGAAGATATAGATAAATTAGCTGAGGTAATTGAAAAAAAAATAGATAGAGCTAATGAAATGGCGGAAAAATATTTGGAGGAAAATAATGTGTAA
- a CDS encoding YbaB/EbfC family nucleoid-associated protein: protein MVRKLKGTKPAGNGSQADIVKQAQAMQQQMLQIQEELKTKEVNSSVGGGAVTVKVNGQKELIEVKLSDEIIKEAATDKEMLEDLILSAVKDAMAQADELAESEMSKVTGGLNIPGLF from the coding sequence ATGGTTAGAAAGTTAAAAGGAACAAAACCAGCTGGAAATGGGAGTCAAGCTGATATAGTAAAACAAGCTCAAGCAATGCAACAACAAATGTTGCAAATTCAAGAAGAACTAAAAACAAAAGAAGTTAATTCTTCAGTTGGTGGAGGGGCTGTAACTGTAAAAGTTAATGGTCAAAAAGAATTGATAGAAGTTAAGCTTAGTGATGAAATTATAAAAGAAGCGGCAACAGATAAAGAAATGCTTGAAGATTTAATATTATCAGCAGTAAAAGATGCTATGGCACAGGCGGACGAACTAGCGGAAAGTGAAATGTCTAAAGTGACAGGAGGACTAAATATTCCAGGATTATTTTAA
- the sppA gene encoding signal peptide peptidase SppA, with translation MSIIKWFLNFLKNIVLFIVKEICSFFIKLFLLIFVIVVIALAIMQKEHVHSTKTDIYVKVDLGQEFKEKARGENFLYEENLNFYSLLKNILDVNFNDNVKGIILKLDNTSLSYAQLEELAAELKGIKDNKKVEIIAYMEEANRKNMYLASFADKIYMPKTHSTVVNIYPYFKETFYKKNLLDKLGLKVNIVNTGDYKSYGEDLASSQMSKENREDTSRILNENYQYFLDIVSENMDYKRESLDKIIKDGELVAASSQDLFDKKLITGYSYWDELIRNIGEEKIVSLSEYARDYFVHSYPNSNNKIYVIPLEGEIVHYEGEIFDTMFISSYNVIENLNELEKDDNVKGVILRVNSPGGSALTSDKINNRIKEFVKKKPIYISMGSVAASGGYYISSNATKIFANENTITGSIGVVSIIPNFSELLKKVGVNSEKISKGNFADLYSSDEMTEEKYNKILKSNLKVYDDFLNEVSKGRRIAREKLETIAEGRIWTGREAVQLGLADEVGGLSDTIFHMVTDLQLNEDFEIVFLEERFDIKNIYKKYSKFLKADALEVLKEKLYNENLYNKPVLYMPYEILD, from the coding sequence ATGAGTATTATTAAATGGTTTTTAAATTTTCTTAAAAATATTGTATTATTCATAGTGAAAGAAATTTGTTCTTTTTTTATAAAATTATTTTTACTTATATTTGTAATAGTAGTTATAGCGTTAGCCATTATGCAAAAAGAACATGTCCACAGTACTAAAACAGATATTTATGTCAAAGTTGATTTGGGACAGGAATTTAAAGAAAAAGCTAGAGGAGAAAACTTTTTATATGAGGAAAATCTAAATTTCTATTCACTGCTTAAAAATATACTTGATGTGAACTTTAACGACAATGTGAAAGGAATAATATTAAAGTTAGATAATACTTCTTTAAGTTATGCACAACTTGAAGAATTGGCTGCGGAATTAAAGGGAATAAAAGACAATAAAAAAGTGGAAATAATTGCATATATGGAGGAAGCAAATAGAAAAAATATGTATCTTGCAAGCTTTGCAGATAAAATATATATGCCTAAAACTCACTCTACAGTAGTCAATATATATCCTTATTTCAAAGAAACTTTTTACAAAAAAAATCTATTGGATAAGCTAGGTTTGAAGGTTAATATAGTTAATACAGGTGATTATAAGAGTTACGGAGAAGACTTAGCAAGCTCTCAGATGTCCAAGGAAAACAGAGAGGATACCAGCAGAATATTGAATGAAAATTACCAATATTTTTTGGATATAGTAAGTGAAAATATGGACTATAAGAGAGAAAGTTTGGATAAAATAATAAAAGATGGTGAATTGGTAGCAGCCTCATCACAAGATTTATTTGATAAAAAATTGATAACAGGCTATAGCTATTGGGATGAGTTAATAAGAAATATTGGTGAAGAAAAAATAGTCAGTTTAAGTGAGTATGCAAGAGATTATTTTGTTCATAGCTATCCCAATAGTAATAACAAAATATATGTAATCCCTTTAGAGGGAGAAATAGTTCATTATGAAGGAGAAATATTTGATACAATGTTTATTTCATCTTATAATGTGATAGAAAATTTAAATGAACTTGAGAAAGATGATAATGTTAAAGGAGTTATTTTAAGAGTAAATTCTCCAGGAGGCTCAGCTCTTACATCTGATAAAATTAATAATAGAATAAAAGAATTTGTTAAGAAAAAACCTATCTATATATCAATGGGCTCTGTTGCTGCTTCAGGAGGCTATTATATATCTTCAAATGCAACTAAAATATTTGCAAATGAAAATACTATAACTGGTTCAATAGGTGTAGTAAGTATAATACCTAATTTCTCTGAACTTTTAAAGAAAGTAGGAGTAAATAGTGAAAAGATAAGTAAAGGAAACTTTGCTGATCTGTATTCTTCAGATGAGATGACAGAAGAAAAATATAATAAAATTTTAAAATCAAATCTAAAAGTGTATGACGATTTCTTGAATGAAGTTTCTAAAGGAAGAAGAATAGCAAGAGAAAAACTGGAAACAATAGCAGAAGGAAGAATATGGACAGGAAGAGAAGCTGTTCAATTAGGACTTGCTGATGAGGTTGGAGGACTATCAGATACTATTTTTCATATGGTTACAGATCTTCAGTTAAATGAAGATTTCGAAATAGTATTTTTAGAAGAAAGATTTGATATAAAAAATATTTATAAGAAATATTCTAAGTTTTTAAAAGCAGATGCTTTAGAAGTATTAAAAGAAAAATTATACAATGAAAACTTGTATAACAAACCTGTATTATACATGCCTTATGAAATTTTAGACTAA